From one Bradyrhizobium sp. Ash2021 genomic stretch:
- a CDS encoding CoA transferase — translation MQEGTKTMPLEGIRVLDFSIMLAGPYCARLLADVGADVIKIEPPEGDDMRLRTPLRDGNSAYFGQLNAGKRSLALDLKSAEAIKLVHQLISETDILVENFRPGVMDRLGLGYEALRKINPRLIYCSISGYGQTGPAAERAAYAMIVHAESGFDRSLMRYAGDRDRPATGAIFVADILGGIFGFSAIQTALVQRGRTGEGQRIDVALMDCMLNLLVYELQEAQFPVHASRPTYGPVRTLDGDILIAPITARNFAALCELTGQAELVEDIRFNTVPGRGANWTAMMRVIEKWTERHTVHECIAALDKAGVPSAVYRDPGAALTDPHLLQRGAFATIADGAGEFVGVNAPWKMSGADTAMKREIPRVGAHRDEVLLRDLGLSAEAIVGLAEAGAFGKVRV, via the coding sequence ATGCAAGAGGGGACCAAGACGATGCCGCTCGAAGGCATTCGCGTGCTCGATTTCTCGATCATGCTGGCCGGGCCCTATTGTGCCCGGCTGCTCGCCGACGTCGGCGCGGACGTGATCAAGATCGAGCCACCCGAGGGCGACGACATGCGTTTGCGCACGCCGCTGCGTGATGGCAACAGCGCCTATTTCGGCCAACTCAATGCGGGAAAGCGCAGCCTGGCGCTCGACCTGAAAAGTGCCGAGGCGATCAAGCTGGTGCATCAGCTGATCTCGGAAACCGACATACTGGTCGAGAATTTCCGCCCGGGTGTAATGGATCGACTCGGCCTCGGCTATGAGGCGTTGCGAAAGATCAATCCGCGTCTGATCTATTGTTCAATCTCCGGCTATGGCCAAACCGGCCCTGCCGCGGAGCGGGCCGCCTATGCCATGATTGTTCATGCCGAGAGTGGCTTCGATCGCTCGCTGATGCGATACGCGGGCGACAGGGATCGGCCGGCGACCGGCGCTATCTTCGTCGCGGACATACTCGGAGGAATCTTCGGCTTCTCCGCGATCCAGACTGCGCTGGTGCAGCGCGGGCGGACCGGCGAAGGCCAGCGGATCGACGTGGCGTTAATGGATTGCATGCTGAACTTGCTGGTATACGAGTTGCAGGAGGCTCAGTTTCCGGTCCACGCATCGCGTCCGACTTATGGTCCGGTACGGACCCTGGATGGCGACATCCTGATCGCGCCGATTACGGCTCGAAACTTCGCCGCCTTGTGTGAGCTGACCGGGCAGGCTGAGCTTGTCGAAGACATCAGGTTCAATACCGTGCCCGGCCGCGGCGCGAACTGGACCGCGATGATGCGGGTCATCGAGAAGTGGACTGAGCGCCACACCGTACATGAATGCATAGCCGCGCTCGATAAGGCCGGAGTTCCGTCCGCCGTATATCGCGATCCCGGCGCGGCGCTGACCGACCCGCATCTGCTGCAGCGCGGCGCATTTGCGACGATTGCGGATGGAGCGGGTGAATTTGTCGGAGTCAATGCGCCCTGGAAGATGTCAGGCGCAGACACTGCCATGAAGCGTGAAATACCCCGCGTCGGCGCGCACCGCGATGAGGTGCTTCTTCGGGACCTCGGTCTGTCCGCCGAGGCGATCGTCGGCCTTGCGGAGGCGGGCGCATTCGGGAAGGTGCGCGTCTGA
- a CDS encoding GntR family transcriptional regulator yields MQFRPIHTRRAFEEICERIREQLALGVLKPGDKLPPERDLAQQLGVSRNVLREALRTLEMAGVLRLQKGVKGGAFVQEGDTSRMNDVMRDMLSLGTISVRELSEARIQVIDLVVRLACANARQADFEALEANIERTELATSEGRLLDRVECSREFYKLLAMATRNKVIAMIVDSVTEIHMRFVYAKVASSGAATPRLADKRRQFLSALRSRDVLAAARLMRIHLESVQRMLEQDPGSMSLHVALAEIQPGMRR; encoded by the coding sequence GTGCAATTCCGGCCGATTCACACCCGGCGCGCGTTCGAGGAAATCTGTGAAAGGATCCGCGAGCAACTGGCGCTTGGCGTTCTCAAGCCGGGCGACAAGTTGCCTCCGGAGCGCGATCTCGCTCAGCAGCTCGGCGTCAGTCGCAACGTGCTGCGGGAGGCGCTGCGCACCCTGGAAATGGCCGGCGTGCTGCGATTGCAGAAGGGCGTCAAGGGAGGAGCCTTCGTTCAGGAAGGCGACACCAGCCGGATGAACGACGTCATGCGGGACATGCTGAGCCTGGGCACGATATCGGTGCGGGAATTGTCGGAAGCCCGAATCCAAGTCATCGATCTGGTCGTTCGATTGGCCTGCGCCAATGCGCGGCAGGCGGATTTTGAGGCGCTGGAAGCAAATATAGAGCGCACCGAGCTCGCGACGAGCGAAGGCCGGCTGCTCGATCGGGTCGAGTGCTCACGAGAGTTTTATAAACTGCTGGCAATGGCGACTCGGAACAAGGTGATCGCCATGATCGTGGATTCGGTCACCGAGATTCACATGCGCTTTGTCTATGCAAAGGTTGCGTCGAGCGGCGCGGCGACACCGCGGCTTGCCGATAAGCGTCGCCAGTTCCTGTCAGCGCTTCGCTCGCGCGATGTTTTGGCTGCCGCCCGACTGATGCGGATCCATCTGGAATCCGTTCAGCGGATGCTGGAGCAGGATCCGGGCTCCATGTCGCTTCACGTCGCGTTGGCGGAAATTCAGCCGGGAATGCGCCGCTGA
- a CDS encoding IS630 family transposase — protein sequence MRVRVIQVVEGGAAARAAARQFVIGDSTAIRWAKRWRETGSFEAKSNKGQSRSPLRKHEEWLLGLVKQEPDLTLEEIQRRLLAERQHKAGLGLVWRFFDRHGISFKKSIRAAEQDRPDVAAARTAWAENRPKLDPERLVFIDETGTSTNMARLRGRAPRGERLISKVPHAHWKTTTFVAGLRTNALTAPCVIDGPMNGDAFLAYVEQILVPTLKPGDIVVMNNLSSHKLPAIREAIEVAGARLLYLPPYSPDFNPIEQLFAKLKAALRKAAERSVESLWNRIAILLDIFPPDECANYFRNSGYASL from the coding sequence CTGCGAGTTCGAGTGATCCAGGTAGTTGAGGGCGGTGCGGCTGCGCGGGCCGCCGCCCGCCAATTTGTTATTGGAGATTCGACGGCGATCCGCTGGGCCAAACGCTGGCGGGAGACCGGAAGCTTTGAAGCCAAAAGCAACAAAGGCCAGAGCCGGTCTCCGCTGAGAAAACACGAGGAGTGGCTACTTGGATTGGTGAAGCAGGAACCCGACCTGACTCTGGAGGAAATCCAGCGCCGTCTACTGGCGGAGCGTCAGCATAAGGCCGGGCTTGGTTTGGTCTGGCGGTTCTTCGACCGCCACGGCATCAGCTTCAAAAAAAGCATTCGCGCGGCGGAGCAGGATCGGCCTGACGTCGCCGCGGCGCGGACGGCATGGGCCGAAAATCGACCCAAGCTCGATCCCGAACGCCTGGTCTTCATTGACGAAACCGGCACCTCAACCAACATGGCACGACTGCGCGGTCGGGCACCGCGCGGCGAACGGTTGATCAGTAAAGTCCCGCATGCCCACTGGAAAACCACGACCTTTGTCGCGGGGCTGCGCACAAACGCGCTCACCGCCCCGTGCGTCATCGACGGCCCAATGAACGGCGATGCTTTCCTCGCCTACGTCGAGCAGATCCTGGTGCCGACCCTCAAACCAGGCGACATTGTGGTGATGAACAATCTCAGCTCCCACAAGCTGCCCGCGATACGCGAGGCGATCGAGGTCGCCGGCGCAAGGCTGCTCTATCTGCCGCCCTATTCGCCGGACTTCAACCCGATCGAACAGCTCTTTGCCAAACTCAAAGCCGCACTACGAAAAGCCGCAGAGCGATCCGTCGAAAGCCTCTGGAACAGAATTGCCATTCTGCTCGACATCTTTCCCCCAGACGAATGCGCCAACTACTTCCGCAATTCCGGGTATGCTTCGCTCTAA
- a CDS encoding ABC transporter substrate-binding protein, producing the protein MKETTLTRAAIRIWGALAVAMLLAVSSAQAQKAYGPGVSDTEIKLGQSTPLSGPASAFGAGAGRAVVGYFEMLNAQGGVNGRKINFTQLDNAYAAPKAVEQSRRLVEDVGVLAEIGTIGTAPNVAIQKYLNSNQVPQLFITAGGRRFNAPKTFPWTVPLYPDFETEGRIVAKYILRVRPDAKIGVFYQNDDFGKDYVKGLRAGLGARASQIIAEASYELADPTIDTQIVQLKAAGIDTLIEQSAAKAAAQSIRKVHELDWSPLHIIGASSASVETVLKPAGLEASKGLVTTQFLKQPGDPAWANDEEVKAYKDFLKTYAPAANPDDYSVLVAYMNVHAVTLALKKCGDQLTRENLIHQATSLDGERMPLMLPGITISTKPDDYTPFRTLRIATFDGTSWTLSGDPISAE; encoded by the coding sequence ATGAAGGAAACGACCTTGACGCGAGCCGCAATCCGCATCTGGGGAGCACTGGCCGTCGCCATGCTCCTCGCCGTATCCTCCGCCCAGGCGCAGAAGGCGTACGGCCCCGGCGTCAGCGATACCGAGATCAAGCTCGGCCAATCGACACCGCTCAGCGGCCCCGCCTCCGCTTTTGGGGCCGGCGCCGGACGCGCCGTTGTCGGTTATTTCGAAATGCTCAACGCGCAAGGCGGCGTGAACGGCCGGAAGATCAATTTCACTCAACTCGACAACGCCTATGCCGCCCCCAAGGCCGTCGAGCAATCACGCAGGCTCGTTGAAGACGTCGGCGTACTGGCGGAGATCGGCACGATCGGTACGGCACCGAACGTCGCTATCCAGAAATATCTGAATTCCAACCAGGTGCCGCAGTTGTTTATCACCGCTGGAGGACGTCGCTTCAATGCCCCGAAGACGTTCCCCTGGACGGTGCCGCTTTATCCTGATTTCGAAACAGAAGGCAGAATAGTCGCCAAGTATATTCTGAGGGTCCGTCCGGATGCCAAGATCGGCGTGTTCTATCAGAATGACGACTTCGGGAAGGATTACGTCAAGGGTTTGCGCGCCGGCCTCGGCGCCAGGGCCTCGCAGATCATAGCTGAAGCCTCCTACGAGCTCGCCGATCCGACGATCGATACGCAGATCGTTCAGCTCAAGGCGGCAGGTATCGACACGCTGATCGAACAATCCGCGGCCAAGGCCGCCGCGCAATCGATCCGCAAGGTTCACGAACTCGATTGGAGTCCGCTCCACATCATTGGTGCTTCCTCTGCATCGGTCGAGACCGTCTTGAAACCGGCGGGCCTCGAAGCGTCCAAAGGGTTGGTGACGACGCAGTTCCTCAAGCAGCCGGGCGATCCAGCCTGGGCCAATGACGAGGAGGTAAAGGCATACAAGGATTTTCTGAAAACCTATGCACCTGCCGCCAACCCGGACGACTATTCCGTGTTGGTGGCCTACATGAATGTTCATGCTGTCACGCTGGCCCTGAAAAAATGCGGCGACCAGCTTACGAGGGAGAACCTGATCCACCAGGCGACGTCACTCGATGGCGAAAGAATGCCGTTGATGCTGCCCGGTATCACAATCAGCACGAAGCCCGACGACTACACCCCGTTCAGGACGCTGCGAATCGCCACCTTCGACGGCACCAGCTGGACGCTGTCCGGCGATCCAATATCGGCCGAATGA
- a CDS encoding enoyl-CoA hydratase-related protein, with the protein MFSYARYECLKVEVSDKVATVTLNRPEARNAINQKLIRELRTIWDDLADDHAVSAVVLTGAGDYFSVGGDVKAMSERPGGDVLEEGEVHDPMISRRGVTRQLELDKPIIAAINGDAIGLAATHALLSDITIMADDARIGDTHVSRVGLVAGDGGTVIWPLLIGINKAKEFLIRGTLLKGPEAERIGLVNHVVPRSEVLAKAREIALDLAHGPTWAIRWTKLSINQIVKERVNMLLEASMALEQVTFETADHKEATVSFKEKRKPKFGQK; encoded by the coding sequence ATGTTTAGCTATGCCAGGTATGAATGCCTGAAGGTTGAGGTTTCGGACAAGGTGGCGACCGTCACGCTCAACCGGCCCGAAGCGCGGAACGCCATCAACCAGAAGCTGATCCGTGAGCTGCGAACGATCTGGGACGATCTGGCAGACGATCATGCCGTCAGTGCGGTGGTGTTGACCGGCGCCGGCGACTATTTCAGCGTCGGGGGCGATGTAAAGGCGATGTCGGAGCGGCCCGGTGGCGATGTTCTCGAGGAAGGCGAGGTGCATGATCCCATGATCAGTCGCCGCGGCGTGACCCGGCAGCTCGAACTGGACAAGCCGATCATTGCCGCCATCAACGGCGACGCCATCGGCCTTGCCGCGACCCATGCGCTGCTGAGCGACATTACCATCATGGCCGACGATGCCCGCATCGGCGATACCCATGTCTCGCGCGTCGGCCTGGTTGCCGGCGACGGCGGCACGGTGATCTGGCCGCTGCTGATCGGCATCAACAAGGCCAAGGAGTTTCTCATTCGCGGCACGCTGCTGAAGGGCCCCGAAGCCGAGCGGATCGGGCTGGTCAATCACGTCGTGCCCCGTTCCGAAGTGCTGGCGAAAGCGCGCGAGATTGCCCTGGATCTGGCCCACGGCCCCACCTGGGCCATCCGCTGGACAAAGCTGTCGATCAACCAGATCGTCAAGGAGCGGGTGAACATGCTGCTGGAAGCGTCGATGGCGCTCGAGCAAGTCACCTTCGAAACCGCCGATCACAAGGAAGCGACCGTGTCGTTCAAGGAAAAGCGCAAGCCGAAATTCGGCCAGAAATAG
- a CDS encoding cytochrome P450 — MLALIQNPDEMQKLRTNPDLIPAAVDEMVRWVSPVKHFFRTSTETYTLRGKTIRPGDHLMMVYPSANRDDEAFDRPFSFIADRNPNRHVGFGFGIHACIGMYLAKIEMVIFFRELLTRVDSIALTGEPAWIETSFLGGLKRLPISFKASEAAAA, encoded by the coding sequence TTGCTGGCGTTGATTCAGAACCCGGACGAAATGCAGAAGCTGAGGACGAACCCGGATTTGATTCCGGCAGCGGTCGACGAGATGGTCCGCTGGGTCTCGCCGGTCAAGCATTTCTTCAGGACGTCGACCGAAACCTACACGCTTCGTGGCAAGACAATCCGGCCAGGAGATCATCTCATGATGGTGTATCCGTCGGCAAACCGGGATGACGAAGCGTTCGATCGTCCATTCTCCTTCATTGCCGATCGCAATCCAAACCGCCATGTCGGCTTCGGCTTCGGTATCCACGCCTGCATCGGCATGTACCTCGCCAAGATCGAGATGGTGATCTTCTTCCGCGAGCTGCTGACGCGAGTCGACTCGATCGCGCTGACCGGGGAGCCTGCCTGGATCGAGACGTCGTTTTTGGGAGGCCTGAAACGATTGCCCATCAGCTTCAAGGCGTCTGAAGCAGCGGCTGCCTGA
- a CDS encoding acyl-CoA dehydrogenase family protein, translating to MSFTEETAFRDSVRKMVARHVAPIAAEIDETDRFPLELVKLFGEMGLMQLWVPEKYGGPNGNLTMVCIAREEISKVSPACASIAGLNSMFIMPLLHFGSEEQRQKYLPIIAGGGIVTAIAISEPQAGSDVTAINTRAKKDGDCYILNGRKQWCSYGVAADYIVVMARTGDGPGADGISAFIVEPQKMAGITFGRHERKMGFRGAPNTPIFFDNVRVPLENLVGEEGKGFRASMRALDLNRPTIGAQSVGLAQGALDVCIAYAKERKQFKKAISEFQGIQFMLADMAIQIEAARGLVYECARAGDAGDWKRLNVLASMAKCFGSDMAMKVTTDAVQIFGGYGYTMDYPVERMMRDAKLTQIFEGTNQIQRVVIARELLK from the coding sequence ATGAGCTTCACCGAAGAGACCGCTTTCCGCGACAGCGTCAGGAAGATGGTCGCCAGGCACGTTGCGCCAATTGCCGCCGAAATCGACGAGACCGATCGCTTTCCGCTGGAGCTCGTCAAATTGTTCGGCGAAATGGGCCTCATGCAACTTTGGGTGCCGGAGAAATATGGCGGCCCGAACGGCAACTTGACCATGGTCTGCATCGCCCGTGAGGAAATATCAAAGGTCTCGCCCGCCTGCGCTTCGATCGCCGGCCTCAATTCGATGTTCATCATGCCGCTGCTGCATTTCGGCTCGGAGGAGCAGCGGCAGAAATATCTGCCCATCATTGCCGGCGGAGGCATCGTCACCGCAATCGCGATTTCCGAACCGCAGGCCGGCTCCGACGTCACTGCGATCAACACGCGCGCAAAAAAAGACGGCGATTGCTACATCCTCAACGGCCGCAAACAATGGTGCAGCTACGGCGTCGCAGCCGACTACATCGTGGTTATGGCGCGGACTGGGGACGGCCCCGGGGCGGACGGAATTAGCGCCTTCATTGTCGAACCGCAGAAGATGGCAGGCATTACCTTCGGACGCCACGAACGCAAGATGGGTTTTCGTGGCGCGCCCAATACACCGATCTTCTTTGATAATGTCCGGGTCCCCTTGGAAAACCTTGTCGGAGAGGAAGGCAAGGGTTTTCGCGCGTCGATGCGGGCGCTCGACCTCAACAGGCCGACTATCGGGGCTCAATCGGTCGGGCTGGCGCAGGGCGCGCTTGACGTCTGCATCGCCTACGCCAAGGAACGCAAGCAGTTCAAGAAGGCCATTTCTGAATTTCAGGGTATCCAGTTCATGCTGGCCGACATGGCCATCCAGATCGAGGCAGCCCGCGGCCTCGTCTACGAATGCGCACGCGCCGGCGACGCCGGCGACTGGAAGCGCCTCAATGTGCTCGCCAGCATGGCCAAGTGCTTTGGCAGTGACATGGCCATGAAGGTCACCACCGACGCCGTTCAGATCTTCGGGGGCTATGGCTACACCATGGATTACCCCGTCGAGCGCATGATGCGCGACGCTAAACTGACCCAGATCTTCGAGGGCACCAACCAGATCCAGCGGGTGGTAATTGCCCGCGAACTCCTGAAGTGA
- a CDS encoding acyl-CoA dehydrogenase — translation MLRDSLRGFLEEHWNAEAAAKQSSSPDSVSAIWSRLVGQGIASLGCDFSEGGLREILVVVAELGRAACPAPMWSAALANLSLAGCQAEAAVALLKELHDGTACVAFSFGARDPDTNAGTIQLVDGRASGLLRFVEVAASCTHLVVPVEESGVAIVGLDGPGVELEATRAMGASGLYEIRLKQAPASRIDLASAVLDDRLLEAKLVLAGRAYGAARAAFDLAVDYAKERKQFGQSIGKFQAIQHKLANGLIALEGVRLTLDHAAHLHDCEDRDWRYFANAAVAFGCDALRRVSLETQHTLGAIGYAEEHQAPRHFKRVHLDTVALGGATEARRRLGLFLFDQGGTGLPQYNLGPAANAFRAQAQEWLGQNWSGERKADFDTRPFSKREFDAPFARDIGKTGWIGLGWPKEFGGQARTPLEQIAFMETMERGEAPRIGAAIQANALMMFGSPAQQQKYLPEILNGEAMHGMGYSEPEAGSDLAALRTRAVRDGDSWVINGQKIWTTTWWGKYMFLAARTDPEAKPAHAGISMFIVPMNAAGITIRPATTMYDGTFANIFYDNVRIPLENLVGEVNGGWKVLTGALAYERGLVGGGIVLKVAHAFEQLRKHALAQGSGARPLGDDPIVRDRMATLASEIEVGRQLMVHCAELAADGITPPEYGAISKVFSGELMERFGEAALDILGMRATLSEQMPGALDNGRFEQNLRHSLMWVISIGTNEIQRSLIAQRGLGLPR, via the coding sequence ATGCTCCGGGATTCCCTGCGTGGGTTTCTCGAGGAGCATTGGAACGCCGAGGCGGCGGCGAAGCAATCGTCTTCGCCGGACTCTGTTTCAGCGATCTGGAGCAGGCTTGTCGGGCAGGGTATCGCCTCACTCGGTTGCGATTTCAGCGAAGGGGGGCTTCGCGAGATCCTGGTGGTCGTAGCAGAACTTGGCCGCGCGGCGTGTCCTGCGCCGATGTGGTCGGCTGCGCTGGCCAATTTGTCGCTGGCCGGCTGTCAGGCGGAAGCGGCGGTCGCTCTGCTCAAAGAACTGCATGACGGGACGGCGTGCGTAGCGTTCTCGTTCGGCGCGCGCGACCCCGATACCAATGCCGGAACCATTCAGCTTGTCGACGGCCGCGCCAGCGGGCTGCTGCGCTTTGTCGAGGTTGCGGCGAGTTGCACACACCTCGTCGTGCCTGTCGAGGAATCCGGTGTCGCCATCGTTGGCTTGGACGGACCCGGCGTCGAGCTGGAGGCAACGCGCGCGATGGGCGCCTCGGGGCTTTACGAGATCCGCCTAAAACAGGCGCCAGCGAGTCGCATCGACCTGGCGTCCGCGGTTCTCGACGACCGGCTGCTTGAAGCCAAGCTGGTGCTCGCCGGGCGCGCGTACGGCGCTGCCCGAGCGGCGTTTGACCTCGCGGTCGATTATGCCAAGGAGCGAAAGCAGTTCGGGCAGTCGATCGGCAAGTTCCAGGCGATCCAGCACAAGCTTGCGAACGGCCTGATCGCCCTGGAAGGTGTGCGGCTGACGCTCGATCATGCCGCGCATCTGCACGATTGCGAAGATAGGGATTGGCGCTATTTCGCCAATGCCGCTGTCGCCTTCGGGTGCGATGCGTTGCGGCGGGTCTCGCTTGAAACGCAGCATACGTTGGGCGCCATCGGCTATGCCGAGGAACATCAGGCGCCCCGCCATTTCAAGCGCGTGCATCTTGATACGGTTGCGCTCGGCGGCGCGACGGAGGCGCGGCGGCGCCTGGGCTTGTTTCTATTCGACCAGGGCGGCACCGGCCTGCCGCAATACAATCTTGGGCCCGCGGCAAACGCGTTCCGCGCGCAGGCTCAGGAATGGCTCGGGCAAAATTGGTCCGGCGAGCGCAAGGCGGATTTCGACACCAGGCCGTTCTCCAAGCGCGAGTTCGATGCGCCATTTGCGCGCGATATCGGCAAGACCGGCTGGATCGGATTGGGTTGGCCGAAGGAATTTGGCGGCCAGGCGCGCACGCCGCTCGAGCAGATCGCCTTCATGGAAACCATGGAGCGGGGCGAGGCGCCGCGAATTGGTGCGGCCATTCAGGCCAACGCGCTGATGATGTTCGGCAGTCCTGCTCAGCAACAGAAATATCTGCCGGAGATCCTGAATGGCGAAGCTATGCACGGGATGGGATACAGCGAGCCCGAAGCGGGTTCGGATCTGGCCGCCTTGCGCACCCGCGCGGTGCGGGACGGCGATTCCTGGGTAATCAACGGACAGAAAATATGGACCACGACCTGGTGGGGAAAATACATGTTCCTCGCGGCGCGGACCGATCCCGAGGCAAAACCGGCGCATGCGGGCATCAGTATGTTCATCGTCCCGATGAACGCGGCGGGCATCACCATCCGGCCGGCGACCACCATGTATGACGGCACCTTTGCCAATATCTTCTACGACAATGTCCGGATTCCCCTGGAAAACCTCGTCGGCGAAGTCAACGGCGGATGGAAGGTGCTGACGGGCGCGCTGGCCTATGAGCGGGGCCTCGTCGGCGGCGGCATTGTGCTCAAGGTCGCCCATGCCTTCGAGCAGTTGCGCAAACATGCGCTGGCGCAGGGGAGCGGCGCGCGACCGCTTGGTGATGATCCGATCGTCCGTGATAGAATGGCAACGCTCGCTTCTGAAATCGAAGTCGGTCGTCAATTGATGGTGCATTGCGCGGAACTCGCAGCCGACGGGATTACGCCGCCTGAATATGGCGCTATCAGCAAGGTGTTCTCCGGCGAACTAATGGAGCGCTTTGGCGAAGCCGCGCTCGATATTCTCGGCATGCGCGCCACACTTTCCGAGCAGATGCCGGGCGCACTCGACAATGGCCGATTTGAGCAAAACCTCCGCCATTCCCTGATGTGGGTCATCAGCATCGGGACCAACGAAATTCAGCGCAGTCTGATCGCGCAACGGGGCCTTGGGCTGCCACGATAG
- a CDS encoding MarR family winged helix-turn-helix transcriptional regulator: MSADKEMKSGSAADIAHNWQLEGGIGFLLRLLEARYDVLYQNLTRQSEITPRQFGVLIALYQQGPLTPSVLAERISCDRNTLSEMLKRMAARKLISKKKNTEDRRSIQVQIAAKGEAALLAVIPATAELQNVMLAPLRKEDRAHFLKCLLAIAKASPSDLPEPSED; encoded by the coding sequence ATGTCAGCCGACAAGGAGATGAAATCCGGTTCGGCTGCGGATATCGCGCACAACTGGCAGCTCGAAGGCGGCATCGGATTTCTGCTTCGGTTGCTCGAAGCCCGTTACGACGTACTCTACCAGAATCTGACGCGGCAGAGCGAAATCACCCCCCGGCAGTTCGGCGTACTGATCGCCTTATATCAGCAGGGCCCCCTCACGCCGTCGGTTCTCGCCGAACGCATCAGTTGCGACCGCAACACGCTGAGCGAAATGCTCAAGCGTATGGCGGCACGGAAACTGATTTCAAAAAAGAAAAATACCGAAGACCGCAGGTCTATCCAGGTTCAGATCGCGGCCAAGGGAGAGGCTGCGCTTTTGGCAGTCATTCCCGCTACTGCCGAGTTGCAAAACGTCATGCTGGCGCCGTTACGCAAGGAAGATCGGGCGCATTTCCTCAAATGCCTGCTGGCGATCGCCAAGGCTTCCCCTTCGGATTTGCCTGAGCCATCGGAAGATTGA